In Haloterrigena turkmenica DSM 5511, a single genomic region encodes these proteins:
- a CDS encoding DUF2110 family protein: MVVLATKLYVEGDARERALDSLRSLVANEIGELEVEFELGVRHDDFPSVTIEGEDATVARNALREEFGEIVPDLEPGETYVGTLESWDDDGFVLDAGQGEGVRIPTDELGLGPGSPEQLRERYGLVQHLPLRFVYGSAAAGEDSEGEPSRLADEERDRLYDWTRGDGRLNVNSATRAEVRATLNRAGHAQDYVTVERLGLLEQSVICTEDTDPPGLLASVGEYLPAELRCVVP, encoded by the coding sequence ATGGTCGTACTCGCAACCAAACTATACGTCGAAGGCGATGCCCGCGAGCGGGCACTGGACTCGCTTCGCTCGCTGGTCGCCAACGAGATCGGCGAGCTCGAAGTCGAGTTCGAACTCGGCGTGCGACACGACGACTTCCCCTCGGTCACGATCGAGGGCGAGGACGCCACCGTCGCTCGCAACGCCCTCCGCGAGGAGTTCGGCGAGATCGTCCCCGACTTAGAGCCCGGCGAAACGTACGTCGGCACCCTCGAGTCCTGGGACGACGACGGCTTCGTTCTCGACGCGGGACAGGGCGAGGGCGTGCGGATCCCGACCGACGAACTCGGACTCGGCCCGGGGTCGCCCGAACAGCTCCGCGAACGGTACGGACTGGTACAGCATCTGCCGCTGCGGTTCGTCTACGGCTCGGCGGCCGCCGGCGAGGACAGCGAGGGCGAACCGTCCCGGCTCGCCGACGAAGAACGAGACCGACTCTACGACTGGACCCGCGGCGACGGTCGGCTCAATGTCAACAGCGCCACCCGCGCCGAGGTGCGGGCGACGCTGAACCGCGCCGGCCACGCCCAGGACTACGTCACCGTCGAACGACTGGGGCTCCTCGAACAGAGCGTGATCTGCACCGAAGATACCGACCCGCCGGGACTGCTCGCGAGCGTCGGCGAGTACCTCCCGGCGGAGCTCCGCTGTGTCGTTCCGTAA